One window of the Rosa rugosa chromosome 3, drRosRugo1.1, whole genome shotgun sequence genome contains the following:
- the LOC133739876 gene encoding aspartyl protease family protein At5g10770-like, which yields MATPSVHSGCSFLANKYLISFCVFVCVNILSSLDKGFALSTHHTDVQLSSLLPASTCSPSTIGHDKKKASLKVVHRHGSCSKKSKPNQYKTATPTHTQILQQDQARVDSIHARKGDNLRQTDASIPAKSGSVVGSGNYIVTVGLGSPAKQLSLIFDTGSDLTWTQCRPCVKSCYKQKEPIFDPSLSKSYTNISCNSPVCSQLTSATGNTPGCSSGTSTCIYGIQYGDNSFSVGYFSKERLTLTSTDYFDGFLFGCGQNNQGLFGGSAGLLGLGRNKISLVEQSAQKYGRFFSYCLPSTSSATGYLSFGKGGGPSNAVKFTPLSTVSGGGSFYGLDVVGINVGGRRVSIPASVFSSSGTIIDSGTVITRLPATAYSALRDAFKQGMKSYPQAEKLSILDTCYDLSGSSTVSYPKIAFAFSGGLTLDLDATGIFYVASASQVCLAFAGNSDDSDIAIFGNVQQKRLQVVYDVAGGKVGFAPAGCP from the exons ATGGCAACTCCCAGTGTTCATTCTGGCTGCTCCTTCCTCGCGAACAAGTACTTGATTTCCTTTTGTGTATTTGTATGCGTTAATATTCTCTCTTCTCTGGACAAGGGCTTCGCTTTGAGTACTCATCACACAGATGTTCAACTTAGCTCTCTACTACCAGCATCGACCTGCAGCCCCTCTACCATag GTCATGATAAGAAGAAGGCATCACTTAAAGTGGTACACAGGCATGGTTCATGCTCTAAGAAGTCCAAGCCTAACCAATACAAGACCGCAACTCCAACTCACACTCAGATCCTCCAGCAGGACCAAGCCAGAGTCGACTCAATCCACGCCCGGAAGGGTGACAACCTAAGGCAAACCGACGCATCCATCCCCGCCAAGTCCGGCAGCGTAGTGGGCTCGGGAAACTACATTGTGACCGTGGGCTTGGGCTCACCCGCAAAACAACTCTCGCTCATATTCGACACCGGGAGCGACCTCACTTGGACTCAGTGTCGGCCTTGTGTCAAGTCTTGTTACAAACAGAAGGAGCCCATCTTTGACCCATCCCTCTCCAAATCGTATACCAACATTTCCTGTAATTCGCCAGTCTGCTCTCAACTCACATCAGCCACAG GTAATACACCTGGTTGCTCAAGCGGCACATCAACTTGCATATACGGCATACAATACGGAGATAACTCCTTCTCCGTGGGATACTTTAGCAAAGAAAGGTTGACACTAACGTCAACGGACTATTTCGACGGGTTTCTCTTCGGCTGTGGCCAAAACAATCAAGGCCTTTTTGGCGGGTCTGCAGGGTTATTGGGCTTGGGCCGCAACAAAATCTCCCTCGTCGAACAGAGCGCGCAAAAGTACGGCCGCTTCTTCTCCTACTGCCTACCCTCAACTTCCAGCGCCACCGGTTACCTCAGCTTCGGAAAAGGCGGCGGACCCTCCAACGCAGTCAAGTTCACGCCGCTATCCACTGTATCTGGAGGTGGGTCCTTTTACGGCCTGGATGTCGTTGGAATCAATGTCGGCGGACGTCGGGTATCGATTCCCGCTTCGGTTTTTTCGTCCTCAGGGACGATCATCGACTCAGGGACGGTGATAACGCGGCTTCCGGCAACAGCGTACAGCGCTTTGAGGGATGCGTTTAAGCAAGGAATGAAAAGCTATCCGCAAGCTGAGAAGCTTTCGATACTTGACACGTGCTACGACCTGAGCGGGAGCAGCACGGTGTCGTATCCCAAAATAGCGTTCGCTTTCAGCGGTGGGTTGACGTTGGATTTGGATGCGACGGGCATATTTTACGTGGCCAGTGCTTCGCAGGTGTGCTTGGCGTTCGCTGGGAACAGTGATGACAGCGACATTGCCATATTTGGGAATGTTCAACAGAAACGGTTGCAGGTGGTGTATGACGTCGCTGGTGGAAAGGTTGGATTTGCCCCGGCCGGTTGCCCCTGA
- the LOC133739877 gene encoding protein ENHANCED DISEASE RESISTANCE 2-like yields the protein MCPTKPKHRSSVVDHAGKCSRSGESTTSTADWISETIQGGSLPHVDLHTGTNGWASPPGDLFSLRGKNYLTRRQKAPAGDYLLTPVATDWLKSSSKLENVLARPDNRVAHALRKAQAQGKSLKSFIFAVNLQVPGKDQHSAVFYFAAEDPIPSGSLLHRFINGDDAFRNQRLKIVNRIVKGPWIVEKTVGNYSACLLGKALTCNYHRGPNYLEIDVDIASSGIAKAILRLALRYVTSVTIDMGFLVEAQTEDELPERLVGAVRICQMEMSSATVIDAPPHVARAQSFARVNHNC from the coding sequence ATGTGTCCGACAAAGCCGAAGCACCGGAGTTCCGTCGTCGATCACGCCGGCAAATGCTCCAGATCCGGAGAGTCCACAACCTCCACCGCCGACTGGATCTCCGAGACAATCCAAGGCGGATCCTTACCCCACGTCGACCTCCACACCGGAACGAACGGCTGGGCATCACCTCCCGGCGACCTATTCTCTCTCCGTGGAAAAAACTACTTGACAAGACGACAAAAAGCGCCCGCCGGAGACTACCTACTGACCCCGGTGGCCACCGACTGGCTCAAATCCAGTTCGAAGCTGGAAAATGTACTCGCCCGTCCCGATAACCGTGTGGCGCACGCGCTGCggaaggcccaagcccaaggcAAGTCCCTGAAGAGCTTCATCTTCGCTGTGAATCTGCAGGTGCCAGGTAAGGACCAGCACAGCGCGGTGTTCTACTTCGCCGCAGAGGATCCCATCCCGTCGGGGTCACTCCTCCACCGGTTCATCAACGGCGACGACGCGTTCCGGAACCAGCGGCTCAAGATCGTGAATCGGATCGTGAAGGGGCCGTGGATCGTTGAGAAAACGGTGGGGAATTACAGCGCGTGTTTGTTGGGGAAAGCGCTGACGTGTAATTACCATAGAGGACCAAACTACTTGGAGATTGACGTGGATATCGCCAGCTCCGGGATCGCCAAGGCCATTCTGCGACTGGCATTGAGATACGTGACGAGCGTGACGATCGACATGGGGTTTCTGGTGGAGGCGCAGACAGAGGATGAGTTGCCCGAGAGGTTAGTCGGTGCCGTTAGGATTTGCCAGATGGAGATGTCCTCCGCAACGGTAATCGACGCGCCACCGCACGTCGCTCGTGCCCAGAGTTTTGCCAGGGTTAATCACAACTGTtag